The following are encoded together in the Glycine soja cultivar W05 chromosome 5, ASM419377v2, whole genome shotgun sequence genome:
- the LOC114411276 gene encoding uncharacterized protein LOC114411276 — translation MSLYSKFQKDMLTKKGKYIHSDNIMVEGNCSVVIQRILPPKYKDPGSVTIPCSIGEVSVGKALVDLGASINLMSLSMCRRIGELEIMPTRMTLQLADCSITRPYDVVEDVLVKV, via the coding sequence ATGTCACTCTACTCTAAGTTTCAAAAAGATATGCTAACCAAGAAGGGCAAATATATCCATAGCGATAATATTATGGTGGAAGGAAACTGCAGTGTTGTGATTCAAAGAATCCTTCcaccaaaatacaaggatccAGGGAGTGTCACAATCCCTTGCTCTATTGGTGAAGTGTCAGTTGGAAAAGCTCTCGTTGATTTGGGAGCTAGCATTAATTTGATgtcactctccatgtgcagaagaatTGGAGAGCTGGAAATTATGCCAACAAGAATGACATTACAGTTGGCAGATTGTTCCATTACAAGGCCTTATGACGTggttgaagatgttttggtcaaGGTGTGA